TTTCTTAGTTAGTGCATTCAGTGCCTCAACCGCAATGATGAACAAGTAGGGAGATAACGGGTCGCCTTGGCGTACGCCTCTATGAAGAGCAAATTCTTTGGTAGGAGATCCGTTGACGAGTATAGAAATCGATGCCGAGCTTAAACATGCTTCGATCCATGAACACCACTTATTACCAAAACCCATCAGCTTCATTATCATGGATAGGAATTCCCAATTAAGACTATCAAAAGCTTTCTCGAAGTCGGCTTTGAATAAGAGACCCTTATTCTTTTGTGATTTCAGATTCCAAATAGTTTCATTGGCTATGAGAATACCATCAAGTATATATCGACCTTTTAAAAACGCGCTTTGCTCCACACCAATTAATTTATGGACGACACGTTGCAATCTAAGTGTGAGCATCTTCGATATGATCTTGTAGTAGCTTCCGATTAGACTTATCGGCCTATAGTCTCCAAGATTTAGAGGATCTCTTTTCTTGGGTATAAGCGTAAAGAAGGAAGCGTTACATCCATTGGATATGGTTCCATTAAGCCAAAACCATTCGACTGCCCTTATGAGGTCGTCTTTTACCAACCAAAAAAACTTCTTGTAAAAAAAACATGTTAAATCCGTCCGGCCCCGGTGCCTTTGAAGAATCACAGCTTTTTATTGCCTCCCATAATTCTTCTTCAGTGAACGGTTTTTCCAGTAAAGCATTGTCCTCATCATTGATTCGACTTAAGGGGATACCAACTAGACTGTTGAAATCAGGTTGGCAATTCGGGTTTCTTTCAAACAGTTTCCTGTAGTAATCAAAAATAGTCGATTTGATGATATTAGGGTCCTCCTGCCACATACCGTTGATGAAAAGTCCTCTGATATTGGAGCTGTTATTTCGTCTTCGAATGGAGGAGTGAAAAAAGGCAGTGTTTTCGTCCCCCTCAACGGCCCATTTTAATCGGGCCTTTTGTTTCAACATCTCTGCCTTTTCGCTTTCTTTTTGGAACCAGGTAGACCTCGCATTCAACCAACAAGTTCTTTCTTCATCAGTTATGGAACCTGTATCTGCTTTTATCTCGAACTCAGTAGCCATTTTCTTCCATTTCTCAATCTCCATGTCAAGGCCACCGTATCGGTAGTTGCTCCATTTTCTTAATTCAATCTTAACGTTTTTCAACTTGTCTCGAAATCTACAATCTGGTCTTGACGAGGTGACATTTTTGTTCCACGCATCAGTAATGATTGGTTCGACATCTTTCGTTTCCAGCCATGCGTTGAAGATTTTAAATGGCTTGGGTCCGAAATCAATGTATTTGTCGCGAAGAATTAAGGGGCAGTGATCTGATTTGTGTCTATCTAGGCATAGCGTGGAAACGTCTCCCCAATTATTCATAAAACATTCCGATACAAGAAATCGATCAATCTTGCTAAATTTAGTTCCATCGTCGCTAATTCTAGTAAAACGTTTGCCTACTATTGGGACATCGATCAAGTTGTTGTTGCTTATGAAGTTGTTGAAAAAACTTGCTCTCCGAGCGTTGAAATCACAGTTAAGTCTCTCGTCCTCCGATCGTACCTCATTGAAGTCACCACCGATAACCCACTCGGCATTCGAAAAGGAAAGTAGATCCTCAAGACTATCCCAGAATTTCTTCTTGTCATCGTCTTTGTGCGGACCATAAACATTTACAATAATCGAGTCCATAGACTTTCCTTTCCATCTACCCTTAATTGCCAAGAAGAATTGTTTCTCCACTGCTTCGTTGACTTCAAAGATAAGAGGGTCCCAGATTAGCAGCATACCCCCTGCCTTTCCTATTTTTGGTTTTTGGATGTACTGGAAATTTGATGAACCCCAAATCTTTTCGATCCAACTATCATCAACAAGATTACGTTTACTTTCCTGGATTGCAACTATGTCAGGGTTCTCCTTGAGTCTCAACTTTCTAAACCAGTCTACCTTACTTTTACCCGATTTATCTTTCCCGAAGCCTCGAATGTTAAGAGTCATGATCTTCATTAAACAACATAAGGAAGCGAGAAGTGACCTGAAGTCATCAATGGGTACTTTCCTCCCATCTCAGTCCCAATTTGTTACCAAATTCATTGAGACCCACACTGGCCGAAGATTCATGTGAGATGCTTATCTGGTGTTTAGAACTTTTTGAAGGTTTGGAGGTTTGGTTGGATTGGTTAGATTTGGAAGTTTGCTTGGAAAGGGATTTAGGGGTGATTTTTGTGCGGTTTCTAAATTGAATGAATTTAGAACACAAAGGATCGATACGTGGTTTGGGTTTTGAGGTTGAACATTTTTTGGGAGTAGGTAGATGTTGACTGGAAGTGGAGTTGTGCGTAAGTGGGGGAATGGGGGTAATGGGATCACGAACACAGGTTGGTTTGGGAGGTTTGATGGGCTTGGAGCAATTGAATACATCCTCATGATTGGGCCTATTGGGCTTTAATCGGTTTTGGTTGGTAGTGGGATCAGTCATGGGAGCCTGGGTTGATGGCACTTGAGTTTGTGTAATGGGAATATGAGAAAATTTTTCTTGCAGATTTAATGTTCTAATTGGACTGATCAAGTTATCCATGGGGTTATCAGGTTTACCAATGGTTGGGCTATTGAGTAGGGGTGATGTGGTGGGGGGTATCGTCTTAGGGTTTGGATTAGATTTTGGGTTTATGAGACGGGATTTTGAGGTGTTGGTTGGAATATTTGGTTTATGACACTTGTTAGTAGGGTTTGGGGATTTTGGTGTGGCGTTTTTTGGTTGTGTCGTTTTTCGTTTTGGTTGCGATGTCTTTTGTTTTGGGGTTTGTTTTCGATTGGCGGTTAAGGTTTGTCTAGTTGGGGTGGTACGGTTATCGTCTTTGGGGACATCAGAGTTTAAAATTGGACTAAGAAGTGTTGAATTGATTGGGTTGATTGGGTGAATTGGGCTTGAATGCATTCTTGAATTGGGTTGTGCATTTTCATTAAAGATTGGGCTGGGTTGAGTTGGGTTTAATGGACTTGAAGGTTCTCCTGTATTGGGCTTTTGGGTAGGTGAAACGTGGGTTGGGTTACTAGGGTTAAGAGGATCAGCGTGAAATGAATCGTTACCTGGGGATGTGTAGGTGTGTGGCCCGATGCAGCCTTTCGACTTCGGTAAAGATGTTGCAGATTTGCTTTCATCTTTTTCTAGGGCAACATCCTTCTTGGGGATCTCATCATCATTATTGTGGACACTGAAGTTTGCAGCAGTCCCCATGCACTTTGATGATTTGTCTTCTTCCATATTCCGATCAATCTTCACCGGAAACTCTGTCTCCGGTATAGAATCGGCATCCTCATCATCAGAACTAATATCTACACGCGAGTTATTGTCGGATTGCCAATCTTCGGAGAATTCTTCGCCATTAATATCTAGTTCAGATATATCTCGAATTAGTTCCGTGATGTTCACATAAAAAATACCACTGTTTGTTTTGACCATAGCCGTTTCCTGAATTGGGACGTGTCCACGCACATTTACCAAAACTCTGCCTGAAGTTAGATTTTGATTTTTATCATTGATTGAACAATTTTCTAACTTTAAAATTCTACCCCACCATGCTGCAATTTTTTTGAATGTGGATTCATTCCAGTGGGTGGGTGGAACTCCAAATATGCTTAACCACGTTAGTCTACCAGGGCATGGTCGATTAGGTTTCCATGTACAAAGGTTTGGTATCCATCTTTTTATCCCATGTATATCATTAGAAAGGATGTTTTGTGCTGTTTCATGATTCTCAAGCATGATCATGACCTCAAGTCCGCCTAGGTACTTGAGGGTGAAATCAGTTAAACCTTCTTCATGACATAGATCCTGGATGTGTTCTAATATGTCTATGTTGGGAACCTCACCAATTAGGGTTTTTGAATCGAAATTGGTTATGTTCTCATCATCAAGTAGGACAAGTCTCTCCTTGTTTGGTTTGGATTGGGGTGTGGTAGTGGAGATGTAGGGTTTGTGGGTGTGGTTGTGATTATTGGAGGTATGTTTTGGTCGATAGGTGTATTGTTGTGGGTGAAGGTGGTTGTGGGTTCGTTGGTTTGTGTGGTGAGGTGGAGGAGGATGACGTGTGTTAGTGTAGGAAGGTGGTGGTGGTGCCCGGCGCCGAGAGAGGTTGTGAGGTGTTTTGGGAATGGGATTGGGGTGCCATGGTGGTAGAGGTTGGTTATGGTGAGGAGGGTTGTGAGGGGTGTTTAGTGGAGGAAAGTCTTGAAGGTAGCGGTTCGGTTGCAGATTGGGTGAAGTATTCATGGTGGTATTGGCATAGTCACCACGTGACTTTTTGTCTTCTCTGTGCTTTGCTTCTGTTTCATTTCTTGATTTATAGACTTTAAGATATAAATCTTTCAGTTTAAAAGATCTTAATCTTTCAGCGAATTTTTCTGGATTGCTGACGTCTTCATATCGTACGAATCCAAACTTCTGGCCACTGGGTAGTGTTCGTTTGGCCATGTAAATGTCATTGATTTTCCCATGTTGTTTGAAGAATCGCCATAATTCTGGGACATCCCATGAGGGTGGATAATTGTAAAACAAAAAAGATGTTATCTGTCTGCCGCCTGATCTATGATTCCGTCTGAAGTAGCCGTCGCCGTTGTAGTCGCCTCTCGCCGCCGCCGTGCTCCTCTTGTTGCCGTTATTCGCTGCTCTCGAAATTCTCTCTCTCTCACCCACTCTTTCTCTCATTATACTTTTAGGAACGACAAACTGTTTTATAAACTCAATTATTCATTTCAATACTTATTTTATTTACTtatatgaatgcaaataatataaaATTGAGAATATACTCTCTATATCCCGTTACGCACACAGTTTATAACAGAATTTTATTTAAATAAGCTAGACGTTTTAAACAACTCTCTCAAAGTTGCAACCGTTTCGATATACCAAGTCATTTTGTatgtttgtttctaaattttagaaATGAAGTTTCGTTGTAAAATAAATTTTTTAGTCTATTTTTCCAGCTTGGATACTCCAGATATACACAGCCTAACAGTTTGTAAACAAATGACGAACTCAAGTTTTTCAAATGTACACAGTTTAACCGTTTGTAGACTGTCTAGCAGTTCATTTATAACCGTTTCTGACATTTGTCAAAAACACGTTTAGTTAAGCATCAATCGACACTCCTAATATCATCCAGGAGAAAATGTGAGACCCTAATGGTCGAAAGCAAACACATAAAGATGTTCTCCTTGTCGAAGTCGAAAGATTATTCGTGTATCAAATCGTGTGATAGTCGTGTTTCATCATTTATGATTTTTAACTTACCGGAAACTTGGTCTCGTGTCGATTGTTGGAGAGTTTTCGAGAAGTACGGTGCGCTTGATGACGTGTATTTCGCTCGAAAGAGATTGTCAAGCGGCCAACGCTTTGGATACGTTAGATTTTTCGATATTGGTGATGTTGATTGCTTCATCAAGAAATTAAACAGCATTCAAATAAATGAAAGGTACATTCGGGCTTACAAAGCCTTGGAGAGAAAACATGGTGTACCAAATCTTCCAGTGAGTTCTGATGATAAAAGCCCCATGAATGCTACCGGAAATGTGGACTTCCCAAAGGCTCCTTGGAACCAAGTTTCAGCTAATACAGTAAAATGGGAAGGAAAATCCTATGCTGATACACTCTCAGGTGTTAATCATGACTCTAAGGTTTTGCAGTTTCCGGCGAATAATCGTATAGAACTAAAAATCGGTGGCAATTTCTTAGAGTTTAATCTCCCTGAATCGTTGAAGAATCACAACCTCATGTTCAGCTATAGCAAAGAGCGGGTATCGTGGACCTTAGTCGAGGTGAACTGTAAGCCGTTTGAAGTCGATGTTAGAAATGATAGAAAAGATACGAAAACGTCGTGCTGTGAGGATTCACATGAAGTTTTTGGGCAGGGGAATGTTTTATCCGAGAGCCTTCTGAAAAAGACCAATTGCAAAGTTTCAATGGCCAGTGAATCAACAAAATTGGATGAGTTTAAAATTACCAAGGAGGATGAGATAACAGACAATACACCTACAGGTTCCACATGTTGTTTCCCGGCTAATGATCTAGAAGAAGGTGAATTTATCCCGACATCAAATACCAAAGGTCCGATCTCAGAAACAACTGATTCTGAAGGGAATCAGTCTGTTTCTCCAGCAATGGATTCAAATTCGGCGGTAGATCACGATGTTGATCTGGAGACGGAAGCAATTCGTGGGTCGATTGACGGAATACCTGTGTCGGATGTGAATCAGCATGTTACTCCGGCAACGGTTATCACTCCGGAAGTGGATCATGTTAAGGATTCCGAGATGGAGACAGTTCAAAGGGCGTGTAACTCTGCTGCAGGCATTAATTTCGCAAATTCCGAGATGGAGAGAGTTTCCGATGTTGAAGAAAGCACGTGTGACATGCCTGCAGCTTTTTCGAGTGATTCATTTACTTTTCCATCTCCTATTGAGCCGACATCTTATGGGAATCATATCCCTTCATCTGGGCCATGCCCTTTGGCTAATGGACCTTCTCCTTTGGCTAATGGGCCAAGTCCTTTGGATATTGAGCCATCTAGTGAACCCGGCTTAGATGAACGTGACGTGGGTGACCGTAGTCCAATAGGAAATGTTCATGCCGACTTACAGGACGTACCCCTCTGTCCTGCTTTTACCGCGGTAGCTCGGTTTCGCGTTAAAAGGAAAAAAGCTCCTCCTTTGATCAAAAGTCATTTTCTTAAACATGTGTGGGGTAGGAATAATATGAAGCGTAACCGACGTCGAGATAATTTTCGGTGGCACGATAGATATTTTATCGAGAATGACTCGGAAGAGGATATTGGTTGTTGCTCGCGTTGCTCTTCTTGCGCGTCATCGGACTCGAAAACATAGTTTTTTTAGTTGTCGTGTCGTCTCCTCGTGATTGTGTGTCTTCTTTAGTTTCGTGCCTTTGTATGTGCGTGCGTCCTTTTTTGCGGTTGTGTGTTGGTTCGTGTAATTGTCTAACTCCTTGCTAGTCTTTTTTCGTGTACTGTTTTATTCTTAATAATAAAAtatgcttgcctttcaaaaaaaatttaTAACCGTTTCTATTATTTTagcataacatgtcaaaatattgttGTATTGAGGTTTATACTTAGATTTCTCCTAAATAGTGGAATGCAGTATAAAGTAccaacaattaaaaaaaaaatgtaaaaattaAACTTCGTTTAAATAATCTAAACAATTAGTTGATAATCAACTTTTGCCAGTCACTACGTTGCTTCGCTGTCCAACTCTGGGCGCTTCCAATAATTTAAAGTTCCAACTATTGCCAAATAAATTCTTAAAAACAGAGCCACTTAAGTAAATTAAACTCatcttaattattttattaataattaaaatttataaaaataataattcctcCTTTTCTTCTCAAAATTCGAAACTTACATCACCTATAGAAAATCAAAAACAAAAGCAACCAAGTGTTTAATTAgcaaaacttgaaaatataaaattcTCCCTCAGATGGTGTATAATCCTCCGCAATTTTAACCTAATTTAAacaaaatttaatttaataatagtaataatcaaaagtgttaattaataaaattaattaatccTGAAAACCAGTTTTCTCCCAAATTGCGTTTCTAACCCTACTCAGATCTCTCCCTTTCAAAGTTCTTCCAATTCCTTCATGTACGGAAAACGATGCAACTCCCGTTCTCGCCATTTGTCTCGCCAAAAACTCGTGCGGCGGAATCCGGTCACCGGCGCCGCCGACAATCTGCTCGAAATCACCGTCTTCATCGTAATCGTTCTCGCTTTCTCTTCTCCGATAATCTTCCTTCAATATCTTTGACCAGTCAGGAACGTTGACCGGCAAAGATGACGCTGTTCCGCCGATCTCCGACCGTTTTGACGCCGGAGACGATGACTTTTTTGAGATCCGTGAGGTCGGTACAGGTTTTCGGAGCTCCGGCGAGGCGGAAACGTTCCagatgtctgattcgtcgagctcGAAAATGGAGTCGGTTACGACTGGACCGTCGCGATCGCCGGAAAGAAACTGGTAGTTCGATCTCGCGTAGTAGGTTTTGGGTGCCGCCATTAAAATCAGAGCTCTATGTTTCTGTGTGTGTTGATGaaacaattagtataattattatactgT
The window above is part of the Rutidosis leptorrhynchoides isolate AG116_Rl617_1_P2 chromosome 1, CSIRO_AGI_Rlap_v1, whole genome shotgun sequence genome. Proteins encoded here:
- the LOC139867362 gene encoding protein S40-4-like; the protein is MAAPKTYYARSNYQFLSGDRDGPVVTDSIFELDESDIWNVSASPELRKPVPTSRISKKSSSPASKRSEIGGTASSLPVNVPDWSKILKEDYRRRESENDYDEDGDFEQIVGGAGDRIPPHEFLARQMARTGVASFSVHEGIGRTLKGRDLSRVRNAIWEKTGFQD